The nucleotide sequence GCGGTGGGGGTCGCGGTGGCGCCGAGGATCCGGATGCGCCTGGTGGTGTGCTCGAAGACGTGCAGGCACGCCCCGGTCGGCCGTGCGGACTTCGAAGAGATCGCGAGACGGATTGTTATGGAATCCCACTTGGCCGTGTGCTGGCTGGAGCGAACCGTCACGACTCCCCGCTGCTCGCCCCGACTCTGGCCCGCCTGGAGGACCTGGGACCGCTGCCCGACGACATCACCGTGCGTCTGGACGCCGGCCACGACTCGGACAAGACCCGCACCCTGCTCCACGAACGCGGCCTGCACGGCCGCATCGCGCACAAGGGCGAGAAGGCACCCATCCAGGCCCGTCAGAGGTGGCACGTCGAACGCACCCACGCCTGGCAGAACGCCTTCCACCGCCTCGCCCGCTGCTACGAGCGCCGGGTCACCGTCATCGACTCCTTCTTCGACCTCGCCGACACCATCACCATCATCACCATGCGTAGCCTGATCCGCCGAGCGTGGACCACCCATCGCTGGAACGACCGCCCCACCGCCGCCCATGACGGACCACCATCTGCGCCAGTGCTCGGCTGGTAACTTGACCCCCATGACGGTGGCATTGATCGACTCAGGGCTTGGCCTCCTTTCCACCACAGGATGGCTTCGGCACC is from Streptomyces hygroscopicus and encodes:
- a CDS encoding transposase, translating into MLAGANRHDSPLLAPTLARLEDLGPLPDDITVRLDAGHDSDKTRTLLHERGLHGRIAHKGEKAPIQARQRWHVERTHAWQNAFHRLARCYERRVTVIDSFFDLADTITIITMRSLIRRAWTTHRWNDRPTAAHDGPPSAPVLGW